The sequence below is a genomic window from Zavarzinia compransoris.
GCGGGTTACGATCCGGTCTATGGGGCGCGGCCGCTGAAGCGGGTGATCCAGCGCAACCTGCAGAACCCGCTGGCCGAGCTGATCCTCGAGGGCGAGGTCAACGACGGCGATACCGTCAAGGTCTCGGCCGAGGCGGGCCAATTGGTGCTGAACGGCAAGGCGGTCGAGGCGGATAATGCCCTGGTCCGCAAGCCCTCGAATCCGGCCTTCGTGTCGCGGGTCGAAGGGAACGCCTGATCGATCGGCGGGCCGGGCCCGGAAACGGCCCGGCCCGCCTTTCAATCGGGGGGCGTCAGGGGGCCGGCTTCTTGTCCGGTCCCGGCGCCGCCATGGCGGATTGTACCGGAGTCTCGGCCAGCAGCCTGTCGATCTCGCGCTTGCGGGCGTTGAAGCTGGCCAATTCCTTGCCGGCCAGCTTGCGCCCGGACTGGAACTTCACGCCCTGGGGATTGACCTGGGCGCCCGCGGCCAGGATCTCGTAATGGAGATGCGGCCCGGTGGAGCGGCCGGTGGTGCCGACATAGCCGATGGTCTGGCCCTGGCGCACCCGGCTGCCCGGCTTCAGCCCCTTGGCGAAGCGCGACAGATGGGCATAGGCGGTCGAATATCTGCCGTCGTGGCGGATGCGGATGTAATTGCCGTAGGAACCGGCCCGGCCGATCTTGTCGACCGTGCCGTCGCCGGCGGCCAGGATCGGCGTGCCGGTCGGGGCGGCGAAATCGATGCCCTTGTGCATCTTCGAATAGCCCAGCACCGGGTGGCGCCGCATGCCGAAGCCGGACGAGATGCGCGCCCCGTCGATGGGCGTGCGCAGCAGCGCCTTGCGGACGCTTTCGCCCTTGGGGTTGAAGAAATCCGGGATCTTGTCGTCGCCAGGGATATGGCGATAGATCGGCAGGTCGTCGCCCGACAGGATCATTTTGGCATAGAGGATGTCGCCCCATTTCAGGGTGCGGCCGTCCGGGTCCTGGTGGCGTTCGACCAGCAGCTCGAAATGATCGCCCGGCTGGATGTCGCGCTGGAAGTCGACGTCGTAGGAGAACATGCGGATCAGTTCCGCCGTCACCGCCGGCGGCAGGCCGGCGCGCCCCGCCGAGGCGAAGAGACTGTCGTCGATGGTGCCGATCACCCGGGTCAGGGCGACGGTCAGTTCCGTCCTCTCCTCGGCGGCGCTCAATTGGCCGTCGGTGCCGCGGGTGACCCGCACCCGGCGGTCGACGTCCGTATCGAAGGCGAGTTCGGCAAGGCGCGGCAGGTTCTCGTCGTCCGCGGCCGTGGCGGGGGCGAGGACGATGGTCAATTCCTGGCCGACGCGCAGGTCCCGCGGGTTGAACAGGGGGCGCAGGATCTCGACCACCTCATAGGCTTCGGTGCGGTCGAGGCCGGCCTCGGTCAGGATCGACATCAGGGTGTCGCCCTGTTCGACCGAGACCACTTCATGCTCGGCCTGGCCGGCGGCGATATCCTCGGGCGCCGGCGGCTCGACCGTGGGATCGGCGCTGTCGTCCGCCAGCTTCTCCCCGTCGCCGGTATCGGCGTCGGCGTCGGCGAGCGTATTGTCGTCCGCCCCCGCGTCCAGGGGCAGGGGCGTGCCGGCGGCCAGATCCGCCTGCGGTCCATGCCCTGGGGTGCCGAACAGGCTGGCCACGCCGACGCCGGCGCCAAGGCCGATCAGGGCGGCGACGGCGACCGACGCGAGGAAACGCCCGGCCCGGCGGCTGGGCCGATCCTCGATCGAATGGCGGACGATGGTCTTCAGCAGGGCGTTGCCGGGGCCGGTCGCCGGCGGCAAGCGAGGATCATCGCCAGGGGGAGGCTGAAAAGCGGACACGGTCGGGCCTTGCGCGTAAGGAGAATCAGGGCGGCCGATCATCGAAAGCCGAAGCCGTGACCGCGCCGCGCCGGAAGGAGCAGACTCGCCCGTGGGACTCCCGCCGT
It includes:
- a CDS encoding peptidoglycan DD-metalloendopeptidase family protein produces the protein MPPATGPGNALLKTIVRHSIEDRPSRRAGRFLASVAVAALIGLGAGVGVASLFGTPGHGPQADLAAGTPLPLDAGADDNTLADADADTGDGEKLADDSADPTVEPPAPEDIAAGQAEHEVVSVEQGDTLMSILTEAGLDRTEAYEVVEILRPLFNPRDLRVGQELTIVLAPATAADDENLPRLAELAFDTDVDRRVRVTRGTDGQLSAAEERTELTVALTRVIGTIDDSLFASAGRAGLPPAVTAELIRMFSYDVDFQRDIQPGDHFELLVERHQDPDGRTLKWGDILYAKMILSGDDLPIYRHIPGDDKIPDFFNPKGESVRKALLRTPIDGARISSGFGMRRHPVLGYSKMHKGIDFAAPTGTPILAAGDGTVDKIGRAGSYGNYIRIRHDGRYSTAYAHLSRFAKGLKPGSRVRQGQTIGYVGTTGRSTGPHLHYEILAAGAQVNPQGVKFQSGRKLAGKELASFNARKREIDRLLAETPVQSAMAAPGPDKKPAP